The following proteins are encoded in a genomic region of Clostridioides difficile:
- a CDS encoding chloramphenicol resistance protein: MTIIESVRNFIRKCPYLDEFAKGINIEFLNEDVTSYSIETVPADAVLKKYVNGDCVKQFVFIFASIESYGNDILQNIENSDFYEKFAKWIEMQNNLGELPELDGLKEALKIEVTTPGYLFQTDIDKAQYQIQLRLKYFEKGEND, encoded by the coding sequence GTGACAATAATAGAAAGTGTTAGAAACTTTATAAGAAAATGCCCATACTTGGACGAATTTGCCAAGGGTATAAATATAGAGTTTTTAAATGAAGATGTAACCTCTTATTCCATAGAAACAGTACCAGCGGATGCTGTTTTAAAAAAATATGTAAATGGGGATTGTGTAAAGCAATTTGTATTTATCTTTGCAAGTATCGAAAGTTATGGGAATGATATACTCCAAAACATTGAAAATAGTGACTTTTATGAAAAATTTGCTAAATGGATAGAAATGCAAAATAATCTAGGGGAATTACCCGAACTTGACGGATTAAAAGAGGCTCTAAAAATAGAAGTAACTACACCAGGTTATTTGTTTCAGACGGATATAGACAAAGCGCAATATCAGATACAACTAAGATTAAAATATTTTGAAAAAGGAGAAAATGATTAA
- a CDS encoding DUF4236 domain-containing protein, which produces MGFNFKKSINLGCGLKLNIGKKSVGISAGTKGARVSVNSKGRKSATVGIPGTGISYTKTSTKKRKPK; this is translated from the coding sequence ATGGGGTTTAATTTCAAAAAAAGTATAAATTTAGGTTGCGGATTAAAGTTGAATATCGGCAAAAAGAGTGTCGGTATAAGTGCTGGGACGAAAGGTGCTCGAGTATCAGTCAACAGCAAAGGGAGAAAGTCGGCAACAGTAGGAATACCTGGAACGGGTATATCTTATACAAAAACTAGTACTAAAAAACGTAAGCCTAAATGA
- a CDS encoding bacteriophage Gp15 family protein, producing MNSNILIDVLPEHIKIDDKVYKINSDFRTSMIFEMMINDDELSNEEKTNIALNLYYPRIPHDRNLAIEAIIWFYGCGKERKVNGENSRARNSSKKNNRIYDYELDSEYIYSAFLDQYGIDLQDIKCLHWWKFRALFKSLKEDNQIVKIIGYRSIDITKDMSKEQKDFYKKMKKMYEIPKSQTEKEKINEIEKALLSDGDLSDIL from the coding sequence ATGAACTCAAATATATTAATTGATGTATTGCCAGAGCACATTAAAATTGATGATAAAGTATATAAAATTAATTCAGATTTTAGAACTTCAATGATATTCGAAATGATGATTAATGATGATGAATTAAGTAATGAAGAAAAAACGAATATTGCATTAAATTTATATTATCCTAGAATACCTCATGATAGGAATTTAGCGATTGAAGCAATAATTTGGTTTTATGGATGTGGTAAAGAACGAAAAGTTAATGGTGAAAATTCTAGGGCTAGAAATTCAAGCAAGAAAAACAATAGAATTTATGACTATGAATTAGATTCTGAATATATTTACAGTGCATTTTTAGACCAATACGGAATTGATTTGCAAGATATTAAATGCTTACATTGGTGGAAGTTTAGAGCGTTATTTAAATCTTTAAAAGAAGATAATCAGATAGTAAAAATCATAGGTTATAGGTCTATAGATATAACAAAAGATATGTCAAAAGAACAAAAAGACTTCTATAAGAAAATGAAAAAAATGTATGAGATACCTAAAAGTCAAACAGAAAAAGAAAAGATAAATGAGATAGAAAAAGCGCTTTTGAGTGATGGAGATTTAAGCGATATATTGTAA